The Candidatus Eisenbacteria bacterium genome has a segment encoding these proteins:
- a CDS encoding AIPR family protein, with amino-acid sequence MAATTHLTFPVVSFRHLETPFQPKGFRDYFAIVEVKNLPDLTDWRKINVRDPKLTGSVPRAIRDSLHANTETFLFLNRGLVISAADVSFDNRSGKLSLVMEDPNLHGLMDGGHTYKILIEEQEGLEGTQYVRLEIIQGFTKDDIRDLVDARNTSNQVRDESLMNLAGEFDKLKRAVSRHQYAELIAYKEHEIMEDGGTKPIDIREIISLLMVFDREHFDAATHPINAYRSKAASLNHFGQNRRSFEKIYPLANDILQLWDHIHLQLPELYNRARGKGEDVSGGKFGKLTGVAMYEGKRREPLYFVKGDSKYSIPTGFKYPILGAFRAILEESDGRYVWGKGLDPKVLLMSGLGETLAGIVGNFALDQRNPSKTGKSALVWQSCYQAAELVYLRSKAAK; translated from the coding sequence ATGGCCGCTACGACCCATCTGACTTTCCCCGTTGTTTCGTTCCGCCACCTCGAAACCCCGTTTCAGCCGAAGGGGTTCCGCGACTACTTCGCGATCGTCGAGGTGAAGAATCTTCCCGATCTCACTGATTGGCGGAAGATCAACGTTCGTGACCCGAAGCTCACTGGGTCCGTCCCGCGAGCCATCCGCGACAGCCTGCACGCGAACACGGAGACCTTCCTCTTCCTGAACCGCGGGCTCGTCATCTCGGCCGCCGACGTGTCGTTCGACAATCGCTCCGGCAAGTTGTCGCTCGTGATGGAGGATCCGAATCTCCATGGGCTGATGGATGGCGGGCACACGTACAAGATCCTCATCGAGGAGCAGGAAGGTCTCGAGGGGACTCAGTACGTCCGACTCGAGATCATTCAGGGATTCACGAAGGACGACATCCGCGATCTCGTCGACGCTCGCAACACCTCGAATCAAGTGCGCGACGAGAGCCTGATGAACTTGGCGGGCGAGTTCGACAAGCTCAAGAGGGCTGTCTCCCGTCATCAGTACGCTGAGCTCATCGCGTACAAGGAGCACGAGATCATGGAGGACGGTGGCACCAAGCCGATCGACATCCGTGAGATCATCTCGCTGCTCATGGTTTTCGATCGGGAGCACTTCGATGCTGCCACCCACCCGATCAATGCGTATCGCTCGAAGGCTGCCAGCCTGAACCACTTCGGCCAGAACCGGAGGTCCTTCGAGAAGATCTACCCGCTTGCGAACGACATTCTCCAGCTCTGGGACCACATCCACCTGCAGCTGCCCGAGCTCTACAACCGGGCGCGCGGGAAGGGAGAGGATGTGAGCGGTGGGAAGTTCGGGAAGCTCACCGGCGTGGCCATGTACGAGGGCAAGCGCCGCGAACCCCTCTATTTCGTCAAGGGCGATTCGAAGTACAGTATTCCGACCGGGTTCAAGTACCCGATCCTCGGTGCGTTCCGTGCAATTCTCGAAGAATCTGACGGGCGGTACGTGTGGGGCAAGGGTCTCGACCCTAAGGTGCTGCTCATGTCCGGGCTCGGGGAGACGCTTGCCGGTATTGTCGGCAACTTCGCTCTCGATCAGCGCAACCCATCGAAGACGGGAAAGTCGGCACTTGTCTGGC